A stretch of the Pseudoalteromonas phenolica genome encodes the following:
- a CDS encoding tetratricopeptide repeat protein, producing the protein MPSTEDVKAAKGHKQLVLLNQYMRSQAFIDARTALSLAESLKPNLPLNQFPKEKLYLHLWQGVALNFIGNRRDALILLDTVINESTSAGLSDVTVEALLQRATIYEEQSNSDLALTDRFNVLSMIEHKGDYKLLADTQSAIGMTYFSQAKFTRAFEWLLNAKENYKAIDLERGVVHTLGRIGSIYRSIGDLDNALSYQLKTIEGQRKVGNKKSLAIAFNNTAIVYKDLGKYQEAIEMHTESLELKREIGYERGMVYSFNNLGETHRLAGDLATAKSYLAQAEELANKLNNRMLLGSTNLYLGRIAITEKRYEDAERILAMAMETYRKRNSASRIAEGLVEQANLAMQTQQYQSAVSLLKEAIEYAQKAQKNVVLFKAYDLLSQVYANIGDFRSAYDMQVTFRQSKDKLFDLNSQQRVEMLVVQNQIEETKRNLEFVRQQAKLTESELNNKISKRNLLMLAVMSFVLLLWYLYRQRVNKRELKLVKQSQSEIAEKEQKLSLALWASGDVLWSWDLKAHTVSRENADDLSALPDGKVDPTWQNLRAHVHQDDFNRLTTHLESIKNQQEAAFEVAYRVKNKAGEWAWVQDKGKVVEIDSEGRPLRVAGIQHDITILKQQEADLVVLNTELEQRVQQRTKDLVAALNDLKATQQSLVEAEKMAALGSLVAGLAHELNTPLGTAMMAVTHLHAELQQLDAKVQDNRITKTELTEGFKVLAESGDLIFSGVNRTSALVEQFKRVSVSERGEGRASESFAVLVNAAFKTAWQASGAPKHVELLEVSDGNITTYSDPLMQVLELLISNAINHAESNDQLSIKVSCYERNNFYEVLVEDNGIGVAENELTKIFNPFYTLARHRGHVGLGLNIVFNLVSQVLGGEINCERSELGGAKFRFTVEKVHEKLLV; encoded by the coding sequence GTGCCCAGCACTGAGGACGTAAAAGCTGCAAAAGGACATAAACAATTAGTGCTTTTAAATCAATATATGCGCTCGCAAGCTTTTATTGATGCAAGAACTGCACTTTCACTCGCTGAGTCACTTAAGCCTAACTTACCCCTAAATCAATTTCCGAAAGAAAAGCTATATCTGCATTTGTGGCAAGGTGTTGCGCTTAATTTTATTGGTAATCGTCGAGATGCTTTAATCTTGCTTGATACTGTGATTAATGAATCGACCAGTGCAGGTTTATCGGATGTGACTGTTGAAGCGCTTTTGCAACGTGCAACCATCTATGAAGAGCAGTCGAATAGCGATTTGGCTTTAACCGATCGCTTTAATGTTTTGTCTATGATTGAACATAAAGGCGATTACAAGTTGCTGGCAGATACACAAAGCGCCATAGGCATGACTTATTTCTCTCAGGCAAAGTTTACCCGCGCCTTTGAATGGTTATTGAATGCCAAAGAAAACTATAAAGCGATCGATCTCGAAAGGGGGGTTGTTCACACCTTAGGTCGAATTGGCTCAATTTATCGGTCGATAGGGGATTTAGATAACGCGTTAAGTTATCAATTAAAAACGATTGAAGGGCAAAGAAAAGTAGGCAATAAGAAAAGCTTAGCCATCGCTTTTAATAACACCGCCATTGTTTATAAAGACCTCGGGAAATACCAAGAAGCCATTGAGATGCATACTGAATCACTCGAACTCAAGCGTGAGATTGGTTATGAGCGCGGTATGGTGTATTCATTTAATAATTTGGGTGAAACCCACCGATTAGCTGGAGATTTAGCAACAGCAAAATCGTACTTAGCACAAGCAGAGGAGTTGGCGAATAAATTAAATAATCGCATGCTATTAGGCTCAACCAATTTGTACTTAGGACGGATAGCGATCACCGAGAAGCGTTATGAAGATGCTGAACGCATTTTAGCGATGGCTATGGAAACCTACCGAAAACGAAACTCTGCATCTCGCATAGCTGAAGGATTAGTGGAGCAGGCTAACTTAGCGATGCAAACTCAACAGTATCAGTCGGCGGTATCTCTTTTAAAAGAAGCGATTGAGTACGCCCAAAAAGCACAGAAAAACGTGGTGTTGTTTAAAGCCTATGATTTGTTATCTCAAGTGTATGCCAATATTGGGGACTTTCGCTCAGCGTATGATATGCAAGTTACCTTTAGACAGAGCAAAGACAAGCTATTTGATTTAAACAGTCAGCAGCGGGTCGAAATGCTTGTTGTGCAGAATCAAATTGAAGAAACCAAGCGCAACTTGGAGTTTGTGAGGCAGCAAGCCAAATTAACCGAATCAGAATTAAATAACAAAATCAGTAAAAGAAATTTATTGATGCTTGCAGTAATGAGTTTTGTGTTGTTGCTTTGGTACTTATATAGACAAAGGGTAAATAAACGAGAGCTGAAATTAGTTAAACAAAGTCAATCAGAAATAGCCGAAAAAGAGCAAAAGCTAAGTTTGGCACTTTGGGCGAGTGGTGATGTGTTATGGAGCTGGGACTTAAAAGCTCATACTGTATCGAGAGAGAATGCTGACGACTTGAGTGCATTACCCGATGGAAAAGTAGATCCAACCTGGCAAAACTTAAGGGCTCACGTGCATCAAGATGATTTTAACCGCCTGACAACGCATTTGGAGTCAATAAAAAATCAGCAAGAAGCCGCTTTCGAAGTTGCATATCGTGTAAAAAATAAAGCCGGTGAGTGGGCGTGGGTACAAGATAAAGGCAAAGTCGTAGAGATTGACTCCGAAGGACGACCTTTAAGAGTGGCAGGGATCCAGCATGATATCACCATTTTGAAGCAGCAAGAGGCTGACTTGGTTGTGTTAAATACTGAGTTAGAGCAAAGAGTACAGCAACGAACCAAAGACTTGGTGGCTGCATTGAATGACTTAAAAGCAACGCAACAAAGTTTGGTCGAAGCTGAAAAAATGGCCGCTTTGGGCTCTTTAGTTGCAGGGCTTGCACATGAGCTCAATACACCACTTGGTACAGCTATGATGGCAGTGACTCATTTACATGCTGAATTACAACAACTTGATGCCAAGGTCCAAGATAATAGGATAACTAAAACGGAATTAACCGAAGGCTTTAAGGTTCTGGCTGAAAGTGGGGACCTAATTTTCAGCGGGGTTAATCGCACCTCCGCTTTGGTTGAACAATTTAAGCGAGTCTCGGTTTCAGAGCGAGGCGAAGGACGAGCAAGCGAAAGCTTTGCTGTTTTGGTTAATGCTGCGTTTAAAACTGCTTGGCAAGCATCTGGAGCCCCTAAACATGTTGAGCTTCTAGAGGTATCTGACGGGAACATTACTACTTATAGTGACCCGTTAATGCAAGTCTTGGAACTGTTGATCAGTAACGCCATCAATCATGCCGAATCGAATGATCAGTTGAGTATTAAAGTGTCTTGTTATGAGCGTAACAACTTTTATGAGGTGCTGGTTGAAGATAATGGTATTGGAGTGGCTGAAAACGAATTAACTAAGATATTCAACCCTTTCTATACACTAGCGCGTCACAGAGGTCACGTTGGTCTTGGGCTTAATATTGTGTTTAACCTTGTATCACAGGTTTTGGGTGGAGAAATCAATTGTGAGCGCTCTGAACTTGGCGGGGCAAAGTTTAGATTCACAGTCGAAAAAGTGCATGAGAAATTACTTGTGTAA
- a CDS encoding prenyltransferase — protein MKNFISALPSTRPPFLLLAPLCVLLGNAIAQYHGAEFHGWHFLFACMGSVLSAVAVNTLNEYQDFHSGLDLITKRTPFSGGSGLLKQNSALEKSVLSLFQLALGSLFLIGIYFVYRFGLPMLTIGLLGLAVIITYTNTLNRHPWLCLISPGLGFALLMVLGSYITQGLTLNWQVLLIALIPFFTINNLLLVNQLPDIKADQQVGRKHFAIYYSVNAAVICFSVSAALALLLMAIALYLAVLPFKVIWLTPILLLNFLAIPKLAKLKHDIAKHPQSMALNVVAANLLPLVLSVILLLNGPI, from the coding sequence ATGAAAAACTTTATCTCAGCATTACCAAGTACACGGCCGCCTTTCTTGCTCTTAGCACCGCTGTGTGTGCTGTTAGGCAATGCGATTGCGCAATATCATGGTGCAGAGTTTCATGGCTGGCATTTTCTTTTCGCCTGCATGGGGTCTGTATTGTCTGCGGTTGCAGTGAATACACTAAACGAGTATCAAGATTTTCATAGCGGCTTAGATTTAATCACTAAGCGAACACCATTTAGTGGCGGTAGTGGCTTACTTAAGCAAAATAGTGCATTGGAAAAGTCAGTTTTAAGTCTTTTCCAACTGGCATTAGGCAGCTTGTTTCTTATAGGTATTTATTTTGTGTATCGCTTTGGTTTGCCTATGTTGACGATAGGCTTACTGGGGCTTGCGGTTATTATTACTTATACAAACACCTTAAATCGACACCCTTGGTTATGTTTAATATCACCGGGCTTGGGGTTTGCATTACTGATGGTACTGGGTAGCTACATCACACAAGGACTAACACTGAACTGGCAAGTGTTGCTGATAGCGCTTATCCCTTTCTTCACCATAAATAACCTGCTGCTAGTGAATCAATTACCTGATATTAAAGCTGATCAACAAGTAGGTCGTAAGCATTTTGCGATTTATTACTCAGTGAATGCAGCTGTCATCTGTTTTTCGGTATCAGCAGCTTTGGCATTGCTTCTTATGGCCATAGCATTGTATTTGGCAGTCTTGCCATTTAAAGTCATCTGGCTGACGCCTATTTTACTATTAAACTTTTTGGCTATTCCTAAATTAGCAAAGTTGAAACATGATATAGCAAAGCATCCCCAAAGTATGGCGTTAAACGTTGTTGCAGCGAACTTATTGCCTCTTGTTTTGTCGGTCATACTCCTTTTAAACGGGCCTATCTGA
- a CDS encoding transporter substrate-binding domain-containing protein — translation MLTSLTYYAEDYPPSVFYEGEVLRGISVRMLRAIWQELGVKAQPIEIVPWARGYKEIISKPKTVLFAMSKTAQRADKFKWVGPIYSVDYILIAKKAKYSNPSGYQSYIVIQLR, via the coding sequence ATGCTTACTTCTTTAACCTACTACGCTGAAGATTATCCGCCATCGGTATTTTATGAGGGCGAGGTGTTGCGAGGGATTTCAGTGAGAATGCTTCGGGCAATATGGCAAGAATTAGGAGTGAAAGCTCAGCCCATAGAAATAGTGCCATGGGCACGTGGTTATAAAGAAATTATCAGTAAGCCAAAAACCGTCTTGTTTGCCATGTCGAAAACAGCTCAAAGAGCCGATAAATTTAAGTGGGTAGGCCCCATCTACTCCGTTGATTACATATTAATTGCAAAAAAAGCAAAATATTCAAATCCAAGCGGTTATCAGAGTTACATAGTCATTCAGTTGCGGTGA
- a CDS encoding mannose-1-phosphate guanylyltransferase/mannose-6-phosphate isomerase yields the protein MIVPVVIAGGSGTRLWPLSRTHYPKQFLPLTGEQSLLQQTLLRLKGLEHDPAIIICNEAHRFLTAEQVRLSEIPHFPIILEPEGRNTAPAIALAAFKALETNPDATLLVMPADHDIGELEPFLNAITLATESAGEGKLVTFGIEPTSAHTGYGYIQKGQPLERGFTAKQFVEKPDELTAKGYVESDQFVWNSGIFMFKAQVYLDTLKRFNHNIFEACFNAMQKQQDDLDFTRVDASAFLACPSDSIDYAIMEPLTAQQNDAVVMIPMAAKWSDVGSFDALWQLLDKDDEQNAIGGDVIAIDTQGSLLLSENKLLATVGVKDVVVVQTKDAVLIADKNNTQAIKQVVAQLEQKSRVEMHQHREVYRPWGKFDAIDEGERFLVKRITVNPGARLSMQMHHHRAEHWVVVSGTAKVKIDNKVQYVTENQSVYIPITAVHSLENPGKTALELIEVQSGSYLDESDIIRFEDDYGRE from the coding sequence ATGATCGTACCCGTTGTTATTGCTGGTGGCTCAGGCACCCGTTTGTGGCCTTTGTCTCGTACTCATTATCCGAAGCAGTTTTTGCCTTTGACTGGCGAGCAGTCATTGTTGCAACAAACGTTGCTGAGATTAAAAGGCTTGGAACATGATCCTGCGATTATTATTTGTAACGAGGCGCATAGATTTTTAACCGCAGAGCAAGTGCGATTAAGTGAGATACCACACTTTCCTATTATCTTAGAGCCAGAGGGGCGCAATACAGCGCCCGCGATTGCATTGGCAGCATTTAAAGCGTTAGAGACAAATCCTGATGCAACTTTGTTAGTGATGCCTGCCGATCATGATATTGGCGAGCTTGAACCGTTTTTAAATGCGATAACACTGGCTACAGAGAGTGCTGGAGAGGGCAAATTAGTCACCTTTGGTATTGAACCTACCTCTGCGCATACTGGCTATGGTTACATTCAGAAAGGCCAGCCTTTGGAAAGGGGCTTTACAGCTAAACAATTTGTTGAAAAACCCGATGAATTAACCGCAAAGGGGTATGTTGAATCAGACCAGTTTGTATGGAATAGCGGTATTTTCATGTTTAAAGCTCAAGTATATTTAGACACTCTAAAGCGTTTTAACCATAACATATTTGAAGCTTGTTTTAACGCCATGCAAAAGCAGCAAGATGATTTAGATTTTACGCGTGTAGATGCCTCAGCCTTTCTAGCTTGCCCAAGTGATTCAATAGATTATGCGATCATGGAGCCTTTAACAGCACAACAAAATGATGCTGTGGTGATGATCCCCATGGCAGCTAAATGGAGTGATGTAGGCAGTTTCGATGCGCTTTGGCAGTTACTTGATAAAGATGATGAACAAAATGCAATTGGTGGTGATGTGATCGCAATCGACACGCAAGGCAGCCTGTTGCTGAGTGAAAATAAACTATTAGCCACGGTTGGTGTAAAAGACGTGGTGGTAGTACAAACCAAAGATGCAGTGTTAATTGCAGATAAGAATAATACTCAAGCGATAAAACAAGTGGTTGCTCAGCTAGAACAAAAATCTCGTGTTGAAATGCACCAACATCGTGAAGTCTATCGCCCTTGGGGGAAGTTTGATGCCATTGACGAAGGCGAGCGCTTTTTAGTGAAGCGGATCACAGTAAATCCAGGTGCACGTTTATCAATGCAAATGCATCACCATAGAGCAGAGCATTGGGTGGTGGTAAGTGGCACAGCCAAAGTTAAAATAGATAACAAAGTTCAGTATGTGACCGAAAATCAGTCTGTATATATTCCTATTACAGCTGTTCATAGCCTTGAAAACCCAGGAAAAACAGCTTTAGAGCTGATAGAAGTTCAGTCGGGTAGCTATTTAGATGAGAGTGATATTATTCGTTTTGAAGATGATTATGGGCGTGAATAA
- a CDS encoding phosphomannomutase translates to MNVSKLIKNTSIKFGTSGARGLAEDFSQNVCVAFAMAFIEHGKRCGKLSDDNLCVAIGIDNRPSSYEMAQGVATGLIALGLDYKFHGVLPTPALAYAAMQRGEACIMVTGSHIPFDRNGLKFYYPEGEISKFDEQDILSQYIELPDELSAPELIECESATNTYINRYLNYFSELNLTDKRIGVYTHSSAGRELYLRLLQQVGATVVELGRSYTFVPIDTEAVSKEDQQTAKIWANELNLDAIISTDGDGDRPLVADECGNWLRGDVLGLIVSQFLKIEALSVPINCNSAIELSGCFKQVARTKIGSPFVIEAFVQLQKQHKKVAGFEANGGYLLASDIDEDGKLLSALPTRDALLPILVVLTQLAKLPISKMMPGLPKRYTASGKVEHVPSYVGLAFLKALQSDTERLLAELDITYRVIEFDNTDGTRLILSNKDIVHFRCSGNAPEMRCYVESDSGKRAETLLYCLKNKLSYLTEQAATTK, encoded by the coding sequence GTGAATGTCTCAAAGCTAATTAAAAATACTTCCATTAAATTTGGCACCAGTGGGGCGCGTGGTTTAGCCGAAGATTTTTCGCAAAATGTGTGTGTTGCGTTCGCAATGGCTTTTATTGAGCATGGTAAGCGTTGCGGCAAATTGAGCGATGACAACCTGTGTGTCGCTATTGGTATTGATAATCGCCCTAGTAGCTACGAAATGGCCCAAGGTGTTGCTACGGGTCTAATAGCATTGGGTCTGGATTATAAGTTTCATGGGGTCTTACCTACACCTGCCTTAGCCTATGCCGCAATGCAGAGAGGGGAGGCTTGTATCATGGTAACAGGCAGTCATATTCCGTTTGATCGAAATGGTTTGAAGTTTTATTACCCAGAAGGCGAGATCAGCAAGTTTGATGAGCAAGATATTTTAAGTCAATACATCGAGCTTCCTGATGAACTTAGTGCTCCAGAGTTAATTGAATGTGAGTCGGCTACAAATACCTATATCAATCGTTATTTAAATTACTTTTCTGAGCTGAATTTAACAGATAAGCGAATAGGCGTTTATACCCATTCAAGTGCAGGTCGAGAGCTATACCTCAGACTACTCCAGCAAGTGGGTGCAACCGTTGTTGAGCTTGGCAGAAGCTACACCTTTGTGCCAATCGACACCGAAGCGGTAAGTAAAGAAGATCAGCAAACAGCCAAAATTTGGGCTAATGAACTCAATCTAGATGCCATTATTTCTACTGATGGTGATGGCGACAGACCACTTGTGGCGGATGAGTGCGGTAATTGGCTTAGAGGCGATGTACTCGGTTTAATTGTTAGTCAATTTTTAAAAATAGAAGCTCTAAGCGTGCCCATTAATTGCAATTCAGCGATTGAGTTGAGTGGTTGTTTTAAGCAAGTGGCGAGAACAAAAATAGGCTCTCCGTTTGTTATTGAGGCATTTGTACAATTACAAAAGCAGCACAAAAAAGTCGCTGGATTTGAAGCAAACGGCGGGTATTTACTTGCAAGCGATATTGATGAAGACGGTAAGTTATTATCTGCGCTGCCAACCCGAGATGCCTTATTACCTATTTTAGTTGTTTTAACTCAATTAGCTAAGCTGCCAATATCTAAAATGATGCCGGGTTTACCAAAACGCTACACTGCCAGTGGCAAAGTAGAACATGTGCCTTCTTATGTTGGGCTTGCTTTCTTAAAGGCGCTACAAAGCGATACAGAACGTTTACTTGCCGAATTGGATATTACATATCGTGTCATTGAGTTCGATAATACAGACGGTACTCGATTGATTCTGAGTAACAAAGACATAGTGCATTTTCGTTGTTCAGGTAATGCACCTGAAATGCGCTGTTATGTTGAGTCTGACTCTGGAAAAAGAGCCGAAACATTATTGTATTGCTTAAAAAACAAATTGAGCTATTTAACTGAACAGGCAGCAACAACGAAGTGA
- a CDS encoding DUF3293 domain-containing protein translates to MIEETLWQIYQLSYFQSTCRVMPYQTVTGHQSGAIISVWNPHGQNLTLAHNKRLERSAMRYLRDQNVAYKRLWGGNKDMSYRELSIFVPCSLQQAQHLSVHFKQLAFYYVSARGRVSLHCSKQTKPMCFVSKHLKKRWIASHA, encoded by the coding sequence ATGATCGAAGAAACACTCTGGCAAATTTATCAGCTCAGTTACTTTCAAAGTACTTGTCGAGTTATGCCTTATCAGACAGTAACAGGTCATCAATCAGGTGCGATTATCAGCGTATGGAACCCTCATGGGCAGAATTTAACTTTGGCGCATAATAAACGGCTCGAAAGATCGGCGATGCGTTACCTCCGCGACCAAAACGTTGCTTACAAAAGGTTGTGGGGCGGTAATAAGGATATGAGCTATCGCGAGTTAAGCATATTTGTTCCTTGCTCGTTGCAGCAGGCGCAGCATTTATCTGTCCATTTTAAGCAATTAGCATTTTATTATGTCAGCGCTCGAGGGCGAGTGAGTTTGCATTGCTCGAAGCAAACTAAGCCTATGTGTTTTGTAAGCAAACACCTAAAAAAGCGCTGGATTGCTAGTCATGCTTGA
- a CDS encoding EAL domain-containing protein has product MKQSNLLSKVINLAILFMLVWVAYALVSSAQDDNTAHQNRVQFLFASNAVDAQLNQFALKIIAADMPEYDELVTLTKNLDNLKSLTNAQISPFATTTQDLQQKVTQYFVLLDEKMQQLERLKTAASLMRNTLLYLPQLNRELQLQGDKNALLAQQLYGDVLTYNFHADELKLAEIQSKLAAIKDKGQSPLIKNLEQHLQVQLAQQHDLKQLYNAFVATQSKSAFNTLNSSYNRYHLQKLQSSKENRQLTLLLSAALLLTLIIIFRRLNHARFSAFRSGKLLKEALTSIEEGFALFDKNNQLILSNHSWFDHHEIDQNNAPKTLKQWQRLQSSQLINKIESHNQTLHCSLAGKWIRTTLNQAHDGATACVSVDVTSFKHAEETLKKWGHAIEQSPVSIVITDTRGKIEYVNPKFERITGYRLEEVLGKTPRVLRSELTATDYRALWHELKEKGQWRGEFHNQKKNGEHYWEQARISAIRDQAGKVTHYIAVKEDITEQKHAHAKLKTAAAVFNATQEGIMTTNSKLEITAINPAFSRITGYSSNDVLGKKPSMLSSGKHDKSFYEQMWQTLSEKDQWASEIWNKRKDGSLYPEWLSISAVRDEDGDIQQYIAVISDITERKTQEEKIQYQAYYDALTDLPNRSLLLERISQSLLYSQRYKQLSALLFIDLDRFKRINDTMGHEAGDALLIEVSTRLNHIVRKSDTVSRFGGDEFVILLNNIASIEHCTTVAQKIINEMSKPFVIHGFEIFSGASIGITLLPEDADNSKELLRLADLAMYKAKENGRNQFHFFAKSMQQQVNRRVELEHKLRNAIKNQELNLFYQPIVDTQSASLYGVEALMRWQLSDGSFISPEEFIPVAEESGLINEMGEWLIKQACSDIQLLNSNCDCQCMLSVNVSSQQYRLGFNAEILSTILNDTQFNANLLNLEITESILLDNDQAVMNWLQDLRATGAQLAIDDFGTGYSSLSYLRRFPINTIKIDRSFISDLTASEDSAVLVKAIVSMADSLNLKVIAEGVENNIQLKSLNDLGGQYVQGYFYAKPLPIDALQTWVNEHICRFCCKKNKLTESTSDFVI; this is encoded by the coding sequence ATGAAGCAGAGTAATTTATTAAGTAAAGTCATTAATCTAGCGATACTTTTTATGCTGGTTTGGGTTGCATATGCACTGGTAAGCAGTGCACAAGATGACAATACAGCTCACCAAAATAGAGTTCAGTTTTTATTTGCAAGTAATGCTGTTGATGCTCAGCTCAATCAGTTTGCTTTAAAAATCATTGCAGCTGATATGCCAGAGTATGATGAACTGGTTACACTCACAAAAAACCTAGATAACCTTAAATCTCTTACTAATGCTCAAATCTCACCTTTTGCGACCACAACGCAAGATTTACAGCAAAAAGTAACTCAATATTTTGTGCTTTTAGATGAAAAGATGCAGCAGTTAGAACGCTTGAAAACAGCAGCTTCTTTAATGCGTAATACTTTACTTTATTTACCTCAACTAAACAGAGAGTTACAGCTTCAAGGCGATAAAAATGCATTGTTAGCCCAACAATTATATGGCGATGTGCTGACTTATAACTTTCATGCTGACGAATTAAAGCTGGCAGAAATACAAAGTAAATTAGCGGCTATCAAAGACAAAGGTCAAAGCCCACTAATCAAAAACTTAGAACAACATTTACAGGTTCAACTAGCACAACAACACGATTTAAAACAGTTATACAACGCTTTTGTTGCAACCCAGAGTAAGTCTGCATTTAATACACTCAATAGCAGTTACAACCGGTATCACTTGCAAAAATTACAAAGCAGTAAAGAGAATCGTCAACTTACTTTACTGCTCAGTGCAGCGTTATTACTCACCCTAATCATTATTTTCAGACGTTTAAACCATGCTCGCTTTAGTGCTTTTAGATCTGGCAAGCTACTCAAAGAGGCGCTTACCTCCATTGAGGAAGGGTTTGCGCTATTCGATAAAAATAATCAGTTGATCCTCTCGAATCATAGTTGGTTTGATCACCATGAAATAGATCAAAATAATGCTCCTAAAACACTTAAACAATGGCAAAGATTACAAAGTAGTCAGCTAATAAATAAAATTGAGTCGCATAATCAAACCTTACACTGCAGCTTAGCTGGTAAATGGATCCGAACCACATTAAACCAGGCGCATGATGGTGCAACCGCTTGTGTGAGTGTCGATGTTACTTCGTTCAAACATGCCGAAGAAACGTTAAAAAAATGGGGCCATGCCATAGAGCAAAGCCCTGTATCTATCGTGATCACCGATACCCGAGGCAAAATAGAGTATGTGAACCCTAAATTTGAACGTATTACAGGATACAGGTTAGAGGAAGTATTAGGAAAAACACCTCGAGTGCTTCGTTCAGAGTTAACTGCGACAGATTATCGTGCGCTTTGGCATGAGTTAAAAGAAAAAGGGCAATGGCGGGGTGAGTTCCATAATCAAAAGAAAAATGGCGAACACTACTGGGAGCAAGCACGGATCTCTGCAATAAGGGACCAAGCAGGAAAAGTTACTCACTATATCGCAGTAAAAGAAGATATCACCGAGCAAAAACATGCCCATGCAAAATTAAAGACGGCGGCGGCAGTATTTAATGCAACCCAAGAAGGGATCATGACAACGAACAGTAAACTTGAAATTACCGCCATAAACCCTGCCTTTTCTCGCATTACTGGCTACAGTAGCAACGATGTTTTAGGCAAAAAACCCTCTATGCTTAGTTCGGGTAAACACGATAAATCTTTTTATGAACAAATGTGGCAAACGCTGAGTGAAAAAGATCAATGGGCCTCAGAGATTTGGAACAAACGCAAAGATGGGTCGCTTTACCCTGAGTGGCTTTCGATAAGTGCGGTGCGTGACGAAGACGGAGATATCCAACAATATATTGCGGTGATTTCTGATATTACTGAGCGTAAAACACAAGAAGAAAAGATCCAATATCAAGCCTACTATGATGCCCTTACAGATCTACCGAATCGTAGCTTACTGCTTGAACGTATCTCACAGAGTTTATTGTATAGCCAACGGTACAAACAATTAAGTGCCTTATTATTTATTGATCTGGACCGTTTCAAGCGGATTAACGATACCATGGGTCATGAAGCTGGCGATGCGTTACTTATTGAGGTGTCGACGCGATTAAATCACATTGTGCGAAAAAGCGATACTGTTTCACGATTTGGTGGCGACGAGTTCGTGATCTTACTCAATAACATCGCATCAATTGAGCACTGTACGACCGTGGCACAAAAAATTATAAACGAAATGTCTAAGCCCTTTGTGATCCACGGCTTTGAAATCTTCTCAGGTGCAAGCATAGGGATCACTTTGCTGCCTGAAGACGCAGACAATTCAAAAGAATTACTTAGACTGGCTGATTTAGCCATGTATAAAGCCAAAGAAAATGGCCGAAATCAGTTCCACTTTTTCGCAAAAAGCATGCAGCAGCAAGTCAATCGTCGCGTTGAGCTAGAACATAAACTCCGTAATGCCATTAAGAATCAGGAGTTGAACCTTTTTTATCAGCCGATTGTCGATACCCAAAGCGCTTCTTTGTATGGAGTTGAAGCGCTTATGCGCTGGCAACTGAGTGATGGCAGTTTTATTTCTCCGGAAGAGTTTATTCCGGTTGCCGAAGAAAGCGGGCTAATCAACGAAATGGGCGAGTGGCTCATTAAACAAGCCTGTTCTGATATTCAGTTACTCAATTCAAATTGTGACTGTCAGTGTATGTTGTCAGTTAACGTCTCTAGTCAACAATACCGCTTAGGGTTTAATGCTGAAATACTCTCAACTATCCTTAATGATACGCAGTTTAATGCCAACTTATTAAATTTAGAAATTACAGAGAGTATCTTACTCGACAACGACCAAGCCGTGATGAATTGGTTACAAGATTTGCGTGCTACAGGGGCACAACTTGCTATTGACGACTTTGGTACAGGTTATTCTTCTCTCAGTTATCTGCGTCGCTTCCCGATCAACACCATTAAAATAGATCGTAGCTTTATTTCAGACCTGACTGCCAGTGAAGACTCAGCAGTTCTGGTTAAAGCGATTGTCTCAATGGCTGACAGCTTAAACCTTAAAGTTATTGCTGAAGGCGTAGAAAACAATATTCAATTGAAAAGCCTAAACGACTTAGGTGGACAGTATGTACAAGGATATTTTTACGCTAAACCACTTCCTATTGACGCACTGCAAACTTGGGTAAATGAACACATTTGTCGTTTTTGTTGCAAGAAAAATAAGTTAACAGAAAGTACAAGTGATTTTGTAATATAA